The following are encoded together in the Limanda limanda chromosome 12, fLimLim1.1, whole genome shotgun sequence genome:
- the crim1 gene encoding cysteine-rich motor neuron 1 protein isoform X2, giving the protein MFSKCSVVLWSVLVLARVLWAQECAPCDLRTCPLKAAHGCEGGRALARDPCGCCDRCARLDWESCGGADWTHGYCALGLTCASVNASGAATIPEIGVCKVLPDHPEAGLEDERCPLMTGCDRAGGQCVCDARHSCLGSFTYPDQETCMKISKSEGRRHEHRERHREKYVGPSNPACMFSGCNLTAEGCVCESQSCHHHFAYINRSQCQEAAEELRCAGVTCPALQVPSCPHGSVLTKSYTPPAGCCPSIPPQCTCDLSACHKPQCQGGQRAVPLSQASGLPGNCCDVFECQKVSPNCIHNGKDFSEGEVYRMDPCWLCQCRGGISFCSKAECAELDCENFYIPEGECCPVCLDVELLSLDSTKASCWSNNKLRAHEEQWKEDDCTFCQCVDGDPHCTAMACKQSCQNPVKIPGECCPFCEEPSYETVSPLLCPPLENCSLSGNDCPYGFQQDTNGCLLCQCLSNDSCPELGRYCSLQCPMGYERDDFGCEVCECSIPLPKCRPLTCTKTCPYGYVRNKHGCEMCRCVKCPPFTCDQHCSDGYRQNRKGCSVCMCKESSHVPSTTALAPMPSYCLTSNGHRYEEGDGWHDGCRDCYCHSGREMCVLISCPVPSCAHPVVRLDQCCPTCEDESGSGQPEGMDMVVCRAPGGEFYVEGETWNLDECTRCTCRKGRVLCDTEVCPPALCQTPSRNKDTCCHVCPEETLSPLLPVNNSQQEYCITSDGDVLLAGDSWKANACTSCTCNNGTIQCFSQRCPAANCRVPVLRKGQCCPHCLDEPGLGENYPSQTEMALIYQSAAWILAGLLLAIIIFIIVALLINKKKKWVQMSCYSAPKKTVILKKHVNKNSVVYMEPSKENKFQNVKNDCGIIHFSPDMGSPCADKMTIPRAKLSMGKDWTSR; this is encoded by the exons atgTTCAGCAAGTGCTCCGTGGTGCTATGGAGCGTCCTCGTCCTGGCGCGGGTGCTCTGGGCTCAGGAGTGCGCGCCGTGCGACCTCCGGACCTGTCCGCTGAAAGCCGCGCACGGCTGCGAGGGTGGTCGTGCCCTGGCCCGGGACCCCTGCGGCTGCTGCGACCGGTGCGCCCGCCTGGACTGGGAGTCCTGCGGCGGAGCGGACTGGACGCACGGCTACTGCGCCCTGGGGCTGACGTGCGCCTCTGTCAACGCGTCCGGAGCCGCCACCATCCCTGAGATCGGAGTGTGCAAAG TGCTCCCAGACCATCCAGAGGCCGGCCTGGAGGACGAGCGCTGTCCCCTGATGACGGGCTGCGACAGGGCcggaggacagtgtgtgtgtgatgcccgTCACTCCTGCCTGGGCTCTTTTACATATCCAGACCAAGAAACCTGCATGAAGATCAGCAAGTCAG AGGGTCGGAGGCACGAGCAccgggagagacacagagagaagtaTGTGGGACCATCCAACCCGGCCTGCATGTTCTCCGGGTGTAACCTGACCGCTGAGGGCTGTGTGTGCGAGTCTCAGAGCTGCCACCACCACTTCGCCTACATCAACCGCAGCCAGTGCCAGGAAGCCGCAG aggaGCTGAGGTGTGCTGGGGTGACGTGTCCCGCTCTGCAGGTGCCCTCCTGCCCCCATGGATCAGTCCTGACCAAGAGCTacacgccccctgctggctgctgtcCCTCCATTCCCCCCCAGTGCACCTGCGACCTCAGTGCCTGCCACAAGCCGCAGTGCCAGGGCGGACAGCGAGCCGTGCCGCTCAGCCAGGCCAGCGGTCTGCCTGGAAACTGCTGTGACGTGTTTGAGTGCCAGAAAG TCTCCCCAAATTGCATCCACAACGGGAAGGATTTCTCAGAGGGAGAGGTGTACCGCATGGACCCCTGCTGGCTGTGTCAGTGCCGAGGAGGAATCTCCTTCTGCTCCAAGGCAGAGTGCGCTGAGCTGGACTGTGAGAACTTCTACATTCCTGAGGGCGAGTGTTGCCCTGTCTGCTTAG aTGTGGAGCTGCTGTCGTTGGACAGCACTAAGGCCAGCTGCTGGTCGAATAATAAGCTGCGAGCGCACGAGGAGCAGTGGAAAGAGGACGACTGCACCTTCTGCCAGTGTGTGGATGGAGACCCGCACTGCACGGCCATGGCCTGCAAACAGAGCTGCCAAAACCCGGTCAAGATCCCCGGAGAGTGCTGCCCGTTCTGTGAAG AGCCTTCTTATGAAACCGTCAGCCCCCTGCTGTGTCCTCCCCTGGAAAACTGCTCGCTGTCAGGGAACGACTGCCCCTACGGCTTCCAGCAAGACACAAATGGATGTCTCCTCTGCCAGTGTCTCAGCA ATGACTCCTGCCCCGAACTGGGAAGATACTGCTCCCTGCAATGCCCGATGGGATACGAGAGGGACGATTTTGgctgtgaggtgtgtgagtgcAGCATCCCCTTGCCCAAGTGCCGACCCCTGACCTGCACTAAGACCTGCCCTTATGGATATGT GAGGAACAAGCACGGCTGTGAGATGTGCCGCTGCGTCAAGTGCCCCCCCTTCACCTGCGACCAGCACTGCAGTGATGGCTATCGACAGAACCGGAAGGGCTGCTCTGTCTGCATGTGCAAAG AAAGTAGCCACGTCCCGAGCACCACCGCCCTGGCCCCGATGCCCAGCTACTGCCTCACCTCCAACGGGCACCGGTACGAGGAGGGCGACGGCTGGCACGACGGCTGCCGCGACTGCTACTGCCACTCAGGCCGGGAGATGTGCGTGCTCATTTCCTGTCCCGTACCCAGCTGTGCTCACCCAGTGGTCAGGCTTGACCAGTGTTGTCCTACGTGTGAAG ATGAGTCAGGCAGCGGTCAGCCAGAGGGGATGGACATGGTGGTGTGCAGAGCCCCCGGGGGGGAGTTCTACGTGGAGGGCGAGACGTGGAACCTGGACGAGTGCACACGCTGCACCTGCAGGAAGGGACGCGTCCTGTGCGACACGGAAGTGTGTCCCCCCGCCCTGTGCCAGACTCCGAGCAGGAACAAGGACACCTGTTGCCACGTCTGTCCAG AGGAGACGTTGAGCCCCTTGCTGCCGGTGAACAACAGCCAGCAGGAGTACTGCATAACCAGCGACGGGGACGTGCTGCTGGCTGGAGACTCCTGGAAGGCAAACGCCTGCACCAGCTGCACCTGCAACAACGGCACCATTCAGTGTTTCTCGCAGCGCTGTCCCGCTGCCAACTGCAGGGTGCCCGTCTTACGCAAGGGCCAGTGCTGCCCACACTGTCTCG ATGAGCCAGGGTTGGGTGAGAACTACCCCAGCCAAACAGAGATGGCCCTCATCTACCAATCAGCGGCCTGGATCCTGGCGGGGCTCCTCCTagccatcatcatcttcatcatcgtgGCGTTACTCatcaacaagaagaagaagtgggtGCAGATGTCGTGCTACAGCGCACCAAAGAAG ACGGTGATCCTAAAGAAGCACGTCAACAAGAACTCCGTGGTCTACATGGAGCCCTCCAAGGAGAACAAATTCCAGAACGTGAAGAACGACTGCGGCATCATCCACTTCTCTCCGGACATGGGCTCCCCCTGCGCGGACAAGATGACCATCCCCAGGGCCAAGCTGAGCATGGGCAAAGACTGGACGTCGCGTTAA
- the crim1 gene encoding cysteine-rich motor neuron 1 protein isoform X1 — protein sequence MFSKCSVVLWSVLVLARVLWAQECAPCDLRTCPLKAAHGCEGGRALARDPCGCCDRCARLDWESCGGADWTHGYCALGLTCASVNASGAATIPEIGVCKVLPDHPEAGLEDERCPLMTGCDRAGGQCVCDARHSCLGSFTYPDQETCMKISKSEGRRHEHRERHREKYVGPSNPACMFSGCNLTAEGCVCESQSCHHHFAYINRSQCQEAAEELRCAGVTCPALQVPSCPHGSVLTKSYTPPAGCCPSIPPQCTCDLSACHKPQCQGGQRAVPLSQASGLPGNCCDVFECQKVSPNCIHNGKDFSEGEVYRMDPCWLCQCRGGISFCSKAECAELDCENFYIPEGECCPVCLDVELLSLDSTKASCWSNNKLRAHEEQWKEDDCTFCQCVDGDPHCTAMACKQSCQNPVKIPGECCPFCEEPSYETVSPLLCPPLENCSLSGNDCPYGFQQDTNGCLLCQCLSNDSCPELGRYCSLQCPMGYERDDFGCEVCECSIPLPKCRPLTCTKTCPYGYVRNKHGCEMCRCVKCPPFTCDQHCSDGYRQNRKGCSVCMCKESSHVPSTTALAPMPSYCLTSNGHRYEEGDGWHDGCRDCYCHSGREMCVLISCPVPSCAHPVVRLDQCCPTCEDESGSGQPEGMDMVVCRAPGGEFYVEGETWNLDECTRCTCRKGRVLCDTEVCPPALCQTPSRNKDTCCHVCPEETLSPLLPVNNSQQEYCITSDGDVLLAGDSWKANACTSCTCNNGTIQCFSQRCPAANCRVPVLRKGQCCPHCLEITTSVPVMVSTSVRKKTVTTVESAVWITTVTVSPPIIAQTDEPGLGENYPSQTEMALIYQSAAWILAGLLLAIIIFIIVALLINKKKKWVQMSCYSAPKKTVILKKHVNKNSVVYMEPSKENKFQNVKNDCGIIHFSPDMGSPCADKMTIPRAKLSMGKDWTSR from the exons atgTTCAGCAAGTGCTCCGTGGTGCTATGGAGCGTCCTCGTCCTGGCGCGGGTGCTCTGGGCTCAGGAGTGCGCGCCGTGCGACCTCCGGACCTGTCCGCTGAAAGCCGCGCACGGCTGCGAGGGTGGTCGTGCCCTGGCCCGGGACCCCTGCGGCTGCTGCGACCGGTGCGCCCGCCTGGACTGGGAGTCCTGCGGCGGAGCGGACTGGACGCACGGCTACTGCGCCCTGGGGCTGACGTGCGCCTCTGTCAACGCGTCCGGAGCCGCCACCATCCCTGAGATCGGAGTGTGCAAAG TGCTCCCAGACCATCCAGAGGCCGGCCTGGAGGACGAGCGCTGTCCCCTGATGACGGGCTGCGACAGGGCcggaggacagtgtgtgtgtgatgcccgTCACTCCTGCCTGGGCTCTTTTACATATCCAGACCAAGAAACCTGCATGAAGATCAGCAAGTCAG AGGGTCGGAGGCACGAGCAccgggagagacacagagagaagtaTGTGGGACCATCCAACCCGGCCTGCATGTTCTCCGGGTGTAACCTGACCGCTGAGGGCTGTGTGTGCGAGTCTCAGAGCTGCCACCACCACTTCGCCTACATCAACCGCAGCCAGTGCCAGGAAGCCGCAG aggaGCTGAGGTGTGCTGGGGTGACGTGTCCCGCTCTGCAGGTGCCCTCCTGCCCCCATGGATCAGTCCTGACCAAGAGCTacacgccccctgctggctgctgtcCCTCCATTCCCCCCCAGTGCACCTGCGACCTCAGTGCCTGCCACAAGCCGCAGTGCCAGGGCGGACAGCGAGCCGTGCCGCTCAGCCAGGCCAGCGGTCTGCCTGGAAACTGCTGTGACGTGTTTGAGTGCCAGAAAG TCTCCCCAAATTGCATCCACAACGGGAAGGATTTCTCAGAGGGAGAGGTGTACCGCATGGACCCCTGCTGGCTGTGTCAGTGCCGAGGAGGAATCTCCTTCTGCTCCAAGGCAGAGTGCGCTGAGCTGGACTGTGAGAACTTCTACATTCCTGAGGGCGAGTGTTGCCCTGTCTGCTTAG aTGTGGAGCTGCTGTCGTTGGACAGCACTAAGGCCAGCTGCTGGTCGAATAATAAGCTGCGAGCGCACGAGGAGCAGTGGAAAGAGGACGACTGCACCTTCTGCCAGTGTGTGGATGGAGACCCGCACTGCACGGCCATGGCCTGCAAACAGAGCTGCCAAAACCCGGTCAAGATCCCCGGAGAGTGCTGCCCGTTCTGTGAAG AGCCTTCTTATGAAACCGTCAGCCCCCTGCTGTGTCCTCCCCTGGAAAACTGCTCGCTGTCAGGGAACGACTGCCCCTACGGCTTCCAGCAAGACACAAATGGATGTCTCCTCTGCCAGTGTCTCAGCA ATGACTCCTGCCCCGAACTGGGAAGATACTGCTCCCTGCAATGCCCGATGGGATACGAGAGGGACGATTTTGgctgtgaggtgtgtgagtgcAGCATCCCCTTGCCCAAGTGCCGACCCCTGACCTGCACTAAGACCTGCCCTTATGGATATGT GAGGAACAAGCACGGCTGTGAGATGTGCCGCTGCGTCAAGTGCCCCCCCTTCACCTGCGACCAGCACTGCAGTGATGGCTATCGACAGAACCGGAAGGGCTGCTCTGTCTGCATGTGCAAAG AAAGTAGCCACGTCCCGAGCACCACCGCCCTGGCCCCGATGCCCAGCTACTGCCTCACCTCCAACGGGCACCGGTACGAGGAGGGCGACGGCTGGCACGACGGCTGCCGCGACTGCTACTGCCACTCAGGCCGGGAGATGTGCGTGCTCATTTCCTGTCCCGTACCCAGCTGTGCTCACCCAGTGGTCAGGCTTGACCAGTGTTGTCCTACGTGTGAAG ATGAGTCAGGCAGCGGTCAGCCAGAGGGGATGGACATGGTGGTGTGCAGAGCCCCCGGGGGGGAGTTCTACGTGGAGGGCGAGACGTGGAACCTGGACGAGTGCACACGCTGCACCTGCAGGAAGGGACGCGTCCTGTGCGACACGGAAGTGTGTCCCCCCGCCCTGTGCCAGACTCCGAGCAGGAACAAGGACACCTGTTGCCACGTCTGTCCAG AGGAGACGTTGAGCCCCTTGCTGCCGGTGAACAACAGCCAGCAGGAGTACTGCATAACCAGCGACGGGGACGTGCTGCTGGCTGGAGACTCCTGGAAGGCAAACGCCTGCACCAGCTGCACCTGCAACAACGGCACCATTCAGTGTTTCTCGCAGCGCTGTCCCGCTGCCAACTGCAGGGTGCCCGTCTTACGCAAGGGCCAGTGCTGCCCACACTGTCTCG AAATCACAACATCAGTGCCGGTGATGGTTTCCACCAGCGTCCGCAAGAAGACGGTCACGACAGTGGAGAGCGCGGTGTGGATCACCACTGTCACTGTGTCACCGCCCATCATCGCCCAAACAG ATGAGCCAGGGTTGGGTGAGAACTACCCCAGCCAAACAGAGATGGCCCTCATCTACCAATCAGCGGCCTGGATCCTGGCGGGGCTCCTCCTagccatcatcatcttcatcatcgtgGCGTTACTCatcaacaagaagaagaagtgggtGCAGATGTCGTGCTACAGCGCACCAAAGAAG ACGGTGATCCTAAAGAAGCACGTCAACAAGAACTCCGTGGTCTACATGGAGCCCTCCAAGGAGAACAAATTCCAGAACGTGAAGAACGACTGCGGCATCATCCACTTCTCTCCGGACATGGGCTCCCCCTGCGCGGACAAGATGACCATCCCCAGGGCCAAGCTGAGCATGGGCAAAGACTGGACGTCGCGTTAA